A window of Longispora fulva contains these coding sequences:
- a CDS encoding TetR/AcrR family transcriptional regulator has protein sequence MTDRLALPRRRTRREEILEIAVELFATRGYHGVSMDDIGGAAGVTGPALYHHFAGKEAMLAAALTPVSEQLLAGGRDRVAAGGTAEEVLAALVGFHVEFALEHPAVIALHLHELDRLPPEPRREIRRLQRLYVEEWVAALIKLRPDLDPAEARVLAHAAFGLMNSTPFLGGEVDRERRSVLLRASALAALGG, from the coding sequence GTGACTGATCGCCTGGCGTTGCCCCGTCGCCGTACCCGCCGTGAAGAGATCCTGGAGATCGCGGTGGAGCTGTTCGCGACCCGGGGCTACCACGGCGTGTCGATGGACGACATCGGCGGCGCCGCCGGGGTGACCGGTCCGGCGCTCTACCACCACTTCGCGGGCAAGGAGGCCATGCTGGCCGCCGCGTTGACCCCGGTGAGTGAGCAGCTGCTGGCCGGTGGGCGGGACAGGGTGGCCGCCGGGGGTACCGCCGAGGAGGTGCTGGCCGCGCTGGTCGGCTTCCACGTGGAGTTCGCGCTGGAGCACCCGGCCGTCATCGCCCTGCACCTGCACGAGCTGGACCGGCTGCCGCCGGAGCCGCGCCGCGAGATCCGCCGGCTCCAGCGGTTGTACGTCGAGGAGTGGGTCGCCGCGCTGATCAAGCTGCGGCCGGACCTGGACCCGGCGGAGGCCAGGGTGCTCGCGCACGCGGCGTTCGGCCTGATGAACTCGACGCCGTTCCTGGGCGGGGAGGTCGACCGCGAGCGGCGGTCGGTGTTGCTGCGAGCCTCGGCGTTGGCAGCGCTGGGCGGATAG
- a CDS encoding MOSC domain-containing protein, producing MRVLELNIHPVKSTRPVPVDRAEVALWGLVGDRRWMLVDGDGRSVTAREEHRLLTVRTVPVPDGVLIEGGPRLTEPAGDPVAVRHSRHELLGVPAGPEADDWFRRLLGRSDVRLVWCGDPAQRALNPDHSEPGDRTGFTDGYPVVLSTTGSLGQLNDWIGGEPLPMVRFRPNVVVDSAEPFAEDHWKRIRIGAVDFRVAKLVDRCVMTTVDPETLVTGKEPIRTLARHRRWDGKTWFGVHLIPDAVGSVHVGDRVEILA from the coding sequence ATGCGCGTCCTCGAGCTGAACATCCATCCCGTGAAGTCCACCCGACCGGTCCCGGTCGACCGGGCGGAGGTCGCGTTGTGGGGGCTGGTCGGGGACCGGCGCTGGATGCTGGTCGACGGCGACGGCCGGTCGGTCACCGCCCGGGAGGAGCACCGTCTGCTCACTGTGCGTACGGTCCCGGTTCCCGACGGTGTGCTGATCGAGGGCGGGCCTCGGTTGACCGAGCCGGCCGGCGACCCGGTCGCCGTGCGGCACTCCCGGCACGAGCTGCTCGGTGTTCCCGCTGGTCCGGAGGCCGATGACTGGTTCCGGCGACTTCTCGGCCGGTCCGACGTCCGGCTGGTGTGGTGCGGGGACCCGGCCCAGCGGGCGCTCAACCCGGACCACAGCGAGCCGGGCGACCGCACCGGGTTCACCGACGGCTACCCGGTGGTGCTGTCGACGACGGGATCACTCGGCCAACTCAACGACTGGATCGGCGGCGAGCCGCTGCCGATGGTCCGGTTCCGGCCGAATGTGGTCGTGGACAGCGCCGAGCCGTTCGCCGAGGACCACTGGAAGCGGATCCGGATCGGCGCGGTGGACTTCCGGGTGGCCAAGCTCGTCGACCGGTGCGTGATGACGACCGTGGACCCGGAGACGCTGGTCACGGGGAAGGAGCCGATCCGCACCCTGGCCCGGCACCGGCGGTGGGACGGGAAGACCTGGTTCGGGGTGCACCTGATCCCCGACGCGGTGGGCTCGGTCCACGTCGGGGATCGGGTCGAGATCCTGGCCTAG
- a CDS encoding HSP90 family protein: MERTFQVDLRGIVDLLSHHLYSSPRVYVRELLQNAVDAVSACGVTTATIEVATDGARLTIADPGIGLTEAQVHELLATIGRSSKRDELGFARHEFLGQFGIGLLSAFLVADEVRVLTRCGDAPTVEWLGRSDGTYQVTVAGDPRPEPGTTVTLVARAGSEQWFAAPTVLELAKLYGSMLPFRVLVNGLPATGDGLPWSAADPAMRRADLVGYAQDILGFTPFDAIELKVPGSGLTGVAYVLPFPANPAEKAGHRVYLKRMLLGEAIEGLLPDWGFFARCVIDAGELRPTASREALYQDGQLEETREALGDQLRGWLVGLAQKDPDRLGEFLNIHHLGVKALALHDDEMLRLVDQWWPVETNVGRMTLADFRARYGLVRYTATPDEFRQLAAVAAAQDIALVNGGYVYDAQLIERLPGLEPGLKIERLDPTDLATRFEAVEPGVELSVRAFLGAAQRSMDRLGCEVLLRTFEPASLPALYLLDRSAAFAAELRHTRDKADELWAGVLAAFDKPADDRPQLVLNHRNPLVRRIAGLGDSELVGLSVEALYGQALLLGYHPIRPADAALLNRSFLGLLNQAVPTDEETP, from the coding sequence GTGGAGCGAACATTCCAGGTAGACCTGCGCGGCATCGTCGATCTGCTCAGCCATCACCTCTATTCCAGTCCCCGGGTCTACGTCCGGGAGCTGCTCCAGAACGCCGTGGACGCGGTCAGTGCGTGTGGGGTGACCACCGCCACCATTGAGGTGGCCACGGATGGCGCGCGGCTGACGATCGCCGACCCCGGGATCGGGCTCACCGAGGCCCAGGTGCACGAGCTGCTGGCCACGATCGGCCGCAGCTCCAAGCGCGACGAGCTGGGCTTCGCCCGGCACGAGTTCCTCGGGCAGTTCGGGATCGGCCTGCTGTCGGCCTTCCTTGTCGCCGACGAGGTGCGGGTGCTGACCCGGTGCGGGGACGCCCCCACTGTGGAGTGGCTCGGGCGCTCCGACGGCACGTACCAGGTGACGGTCGCCGGTGATCCCCGCCCGGAGCCCGGCACCACGGTGACCCTGGTCGCGCGCGCGGGCAGCGAGCAGTGGTTCGCCGCGCCGACGGTGCTGGAGCTGGCGAAGCTGTACGGCTCGATGCTGCCGTTCCGGGTGCTGGTCAACGGGCTGCCGGCCACCGGGGACGGCCTGCCGTGGTCGGCGGCCGACCCGGCGATGCGCCGCGCGGACCTGGTCGGCTACGCCCAGGACATCCTCGGCTTCACCCCCTTCGACGCGATCGAGCTGAAGGTGCCCGGCTCCGGTCTGACCGGCGTGGCCTACGTGCTGCCGTTCCCGGCGAACCCGGCGGAGAAGGCCGGCCACCGGGTCTACCTCAAGCGGATGCTGCTCGGCGAGGCCATCGAGGGCCTGCTGCCCGACTGGGGCTTCTTCGCCCGGTGCGTGATCGACGCGGGCGAGCTGCGGCCCACGGCCAGTCGTGAGGCGCTCTACCAGGACGGACAGCTGGAGGAGACCCGCGAGGCGCTCGGCGACCAGCTGCGCGGCTGGCTCGTCGGCCTGGCGCAGAAGGACCCGGACCGGCTGGGGGAGTTCCTCAACATCCACCACCTCGGGGTCAAGGCGCTCGCCCTGCACGACGACGAGATGCTCCGGCTCGTCGACCAGTGGTGGCCGGTGGAGACCAACGTGGGCCGGATGACCCTCGCCGACTTCCGGGCCCGGTACGGCCTGGTCCGCTACACCGCGACCCCGGACGAGTTCCGCCAGCTCGCAGCCGTGGCCGCCGCCCAGGACATCGCCCTCGTCAACGGCGGGTACGTCTACGACGCCCAGCTCATCGAGCGCCTGCCGGGCCTCGAACCGGGTCTGAAGATCGAGCGGCTGGACCCGACGGACCTGGCCACCCGGTTCGAGGCCGTGGAGCCGGGGGTCGAGCTGTCGGTGCGCGCGTTCCTCGGCGCGGCCCAGCGCAGCATGGACCGGCTCGGCTGCGAGGTGCTGCTCCGGACGTTCGAGCCGGCGTCGTTGCCGGCGCTGTACCTGCTGGACCGGTCCGCGGCGTTCGCCGCCGAGCTGCGCCACACCCGGGACAAGGCCGACGAGCTGTGGGCCGGGGTGCTCGCGGCGTTCGACAAGCCGGCCGACGACCGGCCGCAGCTCGTGCTCAACCACCGCAACCCGCTCGTCCGGCGGATCGCGGGCCTCGGCGACTCCGAGCTGGTCGGCCTGTCCGTGGAGGCGCTGTACGGGCAGGCGCTGCTGCTCGGCTACCACCCGATCCGGCCGGCCGACGCCGCGCTGTTGAACCGTTCCTTCCTGGGGTTGCTGAACCAGGCCGTGCCGACCGACGAGGAGACCCCGTGA
- a CDS encoding VanZ family protein, with product MRHTWDTWAPVIVPALTALPFAALAAWALAVWRGSWRTALCDVAMVVGTVPWVWMILSPNGSGRSLTLVPFTDIPDQIFGGTSLLVEQIGGNLLVFAALGFCLPVRWAWFGRWWRILLVGVAGSVTVEALQYALSIGRHSSVDDVLVNGVGALLAGLCSRRWWQTRSANVAPGGYRGRPWSEHSR from the coding sequence ATGCGCCACACATGGGACACCTGGGCACCGGTGATCGTCCCCGCACTCACCGCCCTGCCGTTCGCCGCGCTCGCCGCCTGGGCGCTGGCCGTGTGGCGGGGCTCGTGGCGGACGGCCCTGTGCGACGTGGCGATGGTGGTCGGCACGGTGCCGTGGGTGTGGATGATCCTCAGCCCCAACGGGAGCGGCCGGTCGCTGACCCTGGTGCCGTTCACCGACATCCCGGACCAGATCTTCGGGGGTACGAGCCTGCTCGTCGAGCAGATCGGCGGCAACCTCCTCGTGTTCGCGGCGCTCGGGTTCTGCCTGCCGGTGCGCTGGGCATGGTTCGGCCGGTGGTGGCGGATCCTGCTGGTCGGGGTCGCGGGGTCGGTGACCGTGGAGGCACTGCAGTACGCGCTGTCGATCGGACGGCACTCCTCTGTCGACGACGTGCTGGTCAACGGGGTCGGAGCGCTGCTCGCCGGGCTGTGTTCGCGACGCTGGTGGCAAACCAGGTCGGCGAACGTCGCACCGGGTGGGTACCGTGGTCGCCCGTGGAGCGAACATTCCAGGTAG
- a CDS encoding maleylpyruvate isomerase family mycothiol-dependent enzyme — translation MASPKHADAWRHTYAASLQLAHQFSPADWERRTECPAWSVRDIVAHLIGAELWTMGDRPEFELPDLDHVHKDFDRWSEVHVQQRRGTSTGDLLAEFQDVYDRRSTHLDTLDGAEETPTPWGFDAPVDQALAYRVLDCWVHEQDLRRAVGRPGNLDSPAARVVRAQILHTLPRLVAREARAEPGQVVRFEVTGQLPFDTDVAVDSDGMGVAQASTGHASVVLNTSWETFARLCSGRVPANRAPVTYMGNVELGLRVAQALVLTP, via the coding sequence ATGGCCTCCCCCAAGCACGCCGACGCCTGGCGGCACACCTACGCCGCATCCCTGCAACTCGCCCACCAGTTCAGCCCGGCCGACTGGGAACGGCGCACGGAGTGCCCCGCCTGGTCGGTCCGGGACATCGTGGCGCACCTGATCGGCGCGGAGCTGTGGACGATGGGCGACCGCCCCGAGTTCGAGCTGCCGGACCTCGACCACGTGCACAAGGACTTCGACCGCTGGTCGGAGGTGCACGTGCAGCAACGCCGCGGTACGTCGACGGGCGACCTGCTGGCGGAGTTCCAGGACGTGTACGACCGTCGCTCCACCCACCTCGACACCCTGGACGGCGCGGAGGAGACCCCCACCCCGTGGGGCTTCGACGCCCCGGTCGACCAGGCCCTCGCGTACCGGGTGCTGGACTGCTGGGTGCACGAGCAGGACCTGCGGCGCGCCGTCGGCCGGCCCGGCAACCTGGACTCCCCGGCCGCCAGGGTGGTTCGCGCCCAGATCCTGCACACCCTGCCGCGGCTGGTGGCCAGGGAGGCGCGCGCCGAGCCCGGTCAGGTCGTCCGGTTCGAAGTGACCGGGCAGTTGCCGTTCGACACGGACGTCGCGGTCGACTCCGACGGGATGGGCGTGGCGCAGGCGTCGACCGGGCACGCCTCGGTGGTGCTGAACACGAGTTGGGAGACGTTCGCCCGGTTGTGCAGCGGGCGGGTGCCTGCGAACCGGGCCCCGGTCACCTACATGGGCAACGTCGAGCTGGGGCTGCGGGTGGCCCAGGCGCTGGTGCTCACGCCCTGA
- a CDS encoding SGNH/GDSL hydrolase family protein, translated as MRWSSFVAVGDSFTEGMDDALPSGAYRGWADLVAARLAQEGPLRYANLAVRGKKFDAVVDEQVPATLRMRPDLVSFAAGGNDVLRRKVDLPRLIDRFDEIVRMLRASGADVLLFQFADFGARLPGKALMRARTQTMNEAVRAAAKRHGAHIVDMHGDRTLDDPRLWSIDRLHLNAAGHRRVAAHALEALGVPPEPGWRAALPPAVPAPWLDRRKADALWVREHLAPWVRRRLTGRSSGDGRLAKRPELLPFD; from the coding sequence ATGCGCTGGTCGAGCTTTGTCGCGGTGGGAGACAGCTTCACCGAGGGGATGGACGACGCCCTGCCCAGCGGGGCTTACCGGGGCTGGGCCGACCTCGTCGCCGCCCGGCTCGCCCAGGAGGGGCCGCTGCGCTACGCCAACCTCGCCGTGCGGGGCAAGAAGTTCGACGCGGTGGTCGACGAGCAGGTCCCAGCCACGCTGCGGATGCGCCCCGACCTGGTCAGCTTCGCCGCCGGCGGCAACGACGTGCTCCGCCGCAAGGTCGACCTGCCCCGACTGATCGACCGTTTCGACGAGATCGTCCGGATGCTGCGGGCCAGCGGCGCCGACGTGCTGCTGTTCCAGTTCGCCGACTTCGGGGCCCGGCTGCCCGGCAAGGCGCTGATGCGGGCCAGGACCCAGACCATGAACGAGGCGGTCCGGGCCGCGGCCAAACGGCATGGCGCGCACATCGTCGACATGCACGGCGACCGGACGCTCGACGACCCCAGGCTGTGGAGCATCGACAGGCTGCACCTCAACGCCGCCGGCCACCGCCGGGTCGCCGCCCACGCACTGGAGGCTCTGGGGGTACCGCCGGAGCCGGGCTGGCGCGCGGCACTCCCGCCGGCGGTGCCGGCCCCGTGGCTGGACCGGCGGAAGGCCGACGCGTTGTGGGTGCGCGAGCACCTCGCGCCGTGGGTGCGGCGGCGGCTGACCGGCCGGTCGTCGGGGGACGGCCGGCTGGCGAAGCGGCCGGAGCTGCTCCCGTTCGACTGA
- a CDS encoding proline--tRNA ligase, with protein sequence MVIRMSTLFLRTLRENPADAEVPSHRLLLRAGYIRRVAPGSYTWLPLGRLLLDQVSRVIREEMAATGAQEVSFPAMLPRDVYDTSGRRAEYGEDMLKLRDRRGTEYVLGPTHEEMFTLLVKDLYASYRDYPVTLYQIGTKFRDEKRPRGGLLRGREFLMKDAYSFDISSEGLEASYATQRAAYQRVFDRFGLDYTVVDAMSGPMGGSGSEEFLARSAVGEDSFVGCASCGYAANVEAVVTPVPADVASDAGASRVIDTPDTPTIESLVAVVRGLGFDVTAAQTLKNVVLAVRATDGTTEPLIIGVPGDREVDMKRVEAALFPATVTMFEDFAAYPQLVPGYIGPQGLAGVRYLVDPRVVPGSAWVTGANVAGRHAVDVVCGRDFTPDGTIEAAAVLAGDPCPTCGEGLVIERGIEIGHIFALRTRFSDDFELDALGPDSERIRILMGSYGIGVSRVVAAIAEQTHDDQGLCWPAEIAPVQVHIVALGKEQTAASDALAASLESVGLRVLVDDRQGVSAGVKFTDAELLGAPTCVVLGRRYAEGYVELRDRRTGAREDVSLESLTVRLL encoded by the coding sequence ATGGTGATCAGAATGTCGACCTTGTTCCTGCGTACGCTGCGTGAGAACCCCGCCGATGCAGAGGTGCCGAGCCACCGTCTGCTGCTGCGCGCGGGCTACATCCGTCGCGTCGCCCCGGGTTCCTACACGTGGCTGCCGTTGGGTCGGCTGCTGCTCGACCAGGTGTCCCGCGTGATCCGCGAGGAGATGGCCGCGACCGGCGCCCAGGAGGTGTCGTTCCCCGCGATGCTGCCCCGCGACGTCTACGACACGTCGGGCCGCCGGGCTGAGTACGGCGAGGACATGCTCAAGCTGCGGGACCGGCGCGGCACCGAGTACGTCCTCGGCCCCACCCACGAGGAGATGTTCACGCTCCTAGTGAAGGACCTGTACGCCTCCTACCGCGACTACCCCGTCACGCTGTACCAGATCGGCACCAAGTTCCGGGACGAGAAGCGGCCCAGGGGCGGGCTGCTGCGCGGCCGGGAGTTCCTGATGAAGGACGCGTACTCCTTCGACATCTCCTCCGAGGGCCTGGAGGCGTCCTACGCCACCCAGCGGGCCGCCTACCAGCGGGTCTTCGACCGGTTCGGGCTCGACTACACCGTGGTCGACGCGATGTCCGGTCCCATGGGCGGTTCGGGCTCTGAGGAGTTCCTGGCCAGGTCCGCGGTGGGCGAGGACTCGTTCGTGGGGTGCGCGAGCTGCGGTTATGCCGCCAACGTCGAGGCGGTCGTGACCCCCGTGCCCGCCGACGTCGCCTCGGACGCGGGCGCGTCGAGGGTGATCGACACCCCCGACACCCCCACGATCGAGTCCCTGGTCGCGGTCGTGCGGGGCCTCGGCTTCGACGTCACGGCGGCTCAGACCCTGAAGAACGTGGTTCTGGCGGTACGCGCCACCGACGGCACCACCGAGCCCCTCATCATCGGCGTCCCCGGCGACCGCGAGGTCGACATGAAGCGGGTCGAGGCCGCCCTCTTCCCGGCCACGGTCACCATGTTCGAGGACTTCGCCGCGTACCCCCAGCTCGTGCCCGGCTACATCGGCCCCCAGGGCCTGGCCGGCGTCCGCTACCTGGTCGATCCCCGGGTGGTGCCCGGCAGCGCCTGGGTCACCGGGGCCAACGTCGCCGGCCGGCACGCGGTGGACGTGGTCTGTGGCCGCGACTTCACCCCGGACGGCACGATCGAGGCGGCGGCCGTCCTGGCCGGGGATCCCTGCCCCACGTGCGGCGAGGGGCTGGTCATCGAGCGCGGGATCGAGATCGGGCACATCTTCGCGCTGCGCACCCGGTTCTCCGACGACTTCGAGCTCGACGCCCTGGGCCCGGACTCGGAGCGGATCCGGATCCTGATGGGCTCGTACGGCATCGGGGTCTCCCGGGTGGTGGCCGCGATCGCCGAGCAGACCCACGACGACCAGGGCCTGTGCTGGCCCGCCGAGATCGCCCCCGTCCAGGTGCACATCGTGGCACTCGGAAAGGAGCAGACGGCCGCATCGGATGCGCTGGCCGCGTCGTTGGAGTCTGTGGGTCTGCGCGTACTCGTCGACGACCGCCAGGGAGTGTCCGCCGGGGTGAAGTTCACCGACGCGGAGCTGCTGGGCGCGCCGACGTGCGTCGTGCTCGGCCGCCGGTACGCCGAGGGCTACGTCGAGCTCCGCGACCGACGCACGGGCGCCCGCGAGGACGTGTCACTGGAGTCACTGACTGTGAGGCTTCTCTAG
- a CDS encoding DLW-39 family protein codes for MLKKIIIIAGILGVAAFVVKKVKDANDERALWHEATTSPDLR; via the coding sequence ATGCTGAAGAAGATCATCATCATCGCCGGAATCCTCGGGGTCGCCGCGTTCGTCGTCAAGAAGGTCAAGGACGCGAACGACGAGCGCGCCCTCTGGCACGAGGCCACCACCTCGCCCGACCTGCGATAG
- a CDS encoding GNAT family N-acetyltransferase, protein MEIEARAGDSADVAVLVGAQQAEIAARYAPEEEAGGFPMDPTARFLVGFLDGVPVGCGAIQTLEPGVAEVKRMYVRPDHRGRGLSRRLLATLEDAARAEGHTEIRLETGTRQGEAIGLYTSAGYGEIPLFGHYVGSETSRCFGKVL, encoded by the coding sequence GTGGAGATCGAGGCGCGGGCGGGCGACAGTGCCGATGTCGCCGTTCTGGTGGGCGCACAGCAGGCGGAGATCGCGGCCAGGTACGCACCCGAGGAAGAGGCCGGTGGCTTCCCCATGGACCCCACAGCCCGGTTTCTGGTGGGGTTCCTCGACGGGGTGCCGGTCGGCTGCGGTGCGATCCAGACGCTGGAGCCGGGGGTGGCCGAGGTGAAGCGGATGTACGTGCGCCCGGACCACCGTGGACGCGGGCTGTCGCGGCGGCTGCTGGCCACACTGGAGGATGCGGCGCGGGCGGAGGGGCACACGGAGATCCGGTTGGAGACGGGGACCCGGCAGGGGGAGGCGATCGGGCTGTACACGTCGGCCGGCTACGGGGAGATCCCGTTGTTCGGGCACTACGTGGGGTCGGAGACCAGCCGGTGTTTCGGCAAGGTGTTGTGA
- a CDS encoding DUF397 domain-containing protein, giving the protein MPHTLARTPHWRKSTRSGNSGNCVEVAAGPVAVGVRDSKDPGGPELWVEPSDWRAFTAALVGR; this is encoded by the coding sequence ATGCCTCACACCCTCGCCCGCACTCCCCATTGGCGCAAAAGCACTAGGAGCGGGAACAGCGGCAACTGCGTCGAGGTGGCCGCCGGGCCGGTGGCCGTTGGTGTCCGGGACTCCAAGGATCCCGGTGGGCCCGAGCTCTGGGTCGAGCCGAGCGACTGGCGCGCCTTCACTGCCGCGCTGGTCGGTCGCTAG
- a CDS encoding helix-turn-helix domain-containing protein — translation MTQRLDPKEARRHLGLGLRKIRDTADITLDVAADRLSRTEGWLSKVERGHSRITPGEVEILLGLYGADSEVIDTMRNLASQAGPNRSSAMYRQFSDVIDADFDPLLRLEAAATTLRWWGDTVIPALLQIRDYSHRIVGAGVRRVAEGEIAKLVDLRMSRQRILASENSPAVTCVIAEGALLQIVGGPEVMTAQLDHLIATARAGTVDIRVLPFEAGAHPALNGAFVLVTMPPLPAFIADGPEVVAYQDTVLGSVYHREADEVGVYEAIWQELLKAALPKVESERKLNTIREQIGSTT, via the coding sequence ATGACCCAGCGGCTCGATCCCAAGGAAGCTCGCCGACACCTCGGCCTTGGCCTGCGCAAGATCCGAGACACGGCGGACATCACGCTGGACGTCGCAGCCGATCGTCTGTCCCGCACCGAGGGCTGGCTGTCCAAGGTCGAGCGTGGGCACTCGCGCATCACGCCCGGCGAGGTCGAGATCCTGCTCGGCCTCTACGGTGCGGACTCCGAGGTCATCGACACCATGCGAAACCTGGCTTCTCAGGCTGGGCCGAACCGGTCCTCGGCGATGTACCGCCAGTTCTCCGACGTGATCGACGCGGACTTCGACCCGCTGCTGAGGTTGGAGGCCGCCGCGACGACGCTCCGCTGGTGGGGCGACACGGTCATCCCCGCACTACTCCAGATCCGTGACTACTCGCACCGGATTGTGGGTGCAGGTGTGCGCCGGGTGGCCGAGGGAGAGATCGCCAAGCTGGTCGACCTGCGGATGAGCCGGCAGAGGATCCTCGCGTCGGAGAACTCTCCGGCTGTTACGTGCGTCATCGCCGAAGGAGCTCTGCTCCAGATCGTTGGTGGGCCTGAGGTGATGACGGCGCAGCTCGACCACCTGATCGCGACGGCCAGAGCCGGCACGGTCGACATCCGGGTCCTGCCGTTCGAGGCTGGCGCGCACCCCGCACTGAACGGCGCGTTCGTCCTGGTCACGATGCCGCCCCTGCCGGCGTTCATCGCAGATGGGCCGGAGGTGGTGGCGTATCAGGACACGGTGCTCGGATCCGTCTACCACCGGGAAGCCGACGAGGTCGGTGTCTACGAAGCCATCTGGCAGGAGCTGCTGAAGGCTGCTCTGCCGAAGGTCGAATCGGAGCGGAAGCTGAATACGATTCGGGAGCAGATCGGATCAACGACATAG
- a CDS encoding DUF3566 domain-containing protein → MTETQAKSSASTGSTGDPGTARLAAEPSETGGAAGRAAVGRATVPGEAAPSTAKFTRPPGMNPPPDTLPGAASVAAPRPVSAVPAGSPVPAPGAKGPVAEAVRAARATVSAAASRGPRRARLHLKRIDPWSVMKFSFAVSVVLFIVMVVATAVLYLALDAMGVFDTLNKTLASLIGSAGDTKGASFKITALGVIGTAAVLGVVNMVLFTALSTLGSFIYNVCADLVGGVELTLSEKE, encoded by the coding sequence ATGACGGAGACACAGGCGAAGAGCTCGGCGTCGACCGGGTCTACGGGGGACCCCGGAACAGCGCGGCTGGCGGCGGAGCCGTCAGAGACCGGCGGCGCCGCCGGTCGCGCGGCGGTAGGGCGCGCCACAGTCCCCGGAGAAGCGGCACCCTCCACGGCCAAGTTCACCCGGCCGCCCGGGATGAACCCGCCGCCGGACACCCTGCCGGGTGCGGCCTCCGTGGCCGCGCCCCGGCCGGTCAGCGCGGTCCCGGCGGGTTCGCCGGTGCCGGCCCCAGGCGCCAAGGGGCCGGTGGCCGAGGCCGTCCGCGCGGCACGGGCGACCGTGTCCGCCGCGGCCTCCCGTGGGCCCCGGCGGGCCCGGCTGCACCTGAAGCGGATCGACCCGTGGTCGGTCATGAAGTTCTCGTTCGCGGTGTCCGTGGTGCTGTTCATCGTCATGGTCGTGGCCACGGCGGTGCTGTACCTGGCGCTGGACGCCATGGGCGTCTTCGACACCCTGAACAAGACGCTGGCCTCGCTGATCGGCTCCGCCGGTGACACGAAGGGCGCCAGCTTCAAGATCACGGCACTCGGCGTGATCGGTACGGCCGCGGTGCTCGGCGTGGTGAACATGGTGCTGTTCACGGCCCTGTCCACGCTGGGGTCGTTCATCTACAACGTGTGCGCCGACCTGGTCGGTGGAGTGGAGTTGACTCTTTCCGAGAAGGAATGA